A stretch of [Clostridium] scindens DNA encodes these proteins:
- the gpr gene encoding GPR endopeptidase, with translation MIEKYSIRTDLALEQKERFESDNVEVQGVVLEEDYDEEREIKVTTVKIETENGAKTMGKPVGTYITMEAPNMAVPDEDYHQEISNELAKFLERFIKSDKEEYSVLVVGLGNRKVTPDALGPYVVDNLNITRHIIKEYGKYAMGEDAVNLISAIVPGVMGQTGMETVEIIKGIVKETKPDIIIAIDALAARSSRRLNRTIQIADTGINPGSGVGNHRNAITKETVGVPVIAIGVPTVVDAATIVNDTMENLIAALESSETLRGVGVVMQGYNAAEKYELVKELISPHLNGLFVTPKDIDETVKRISFTISEALNLLFSKGHAHIKENSVI, from the coding sequence ATGATTGAGAAGTATAGCATCAGAACAGACCTGGCTCTTGAGCAGAAAGAGCGATTCGAGTCGGACAATGTAGAAGTACAAGGCGTCGTGCTGGAAGAAGATTACGACGAGGAGAGGGAGATCAAGGTGACCACCGTAAAGATCGAGACGGAGAATGGCGCTAAGACGATGGGAAAGCCGGTCGGCACGTACATCACCATGGAGGCACCGAATATGGCGGTGCCGGATGAAGACTATCACCAGGAGATATCAAACGAGCTGGCAAAATTCCTCGAGCGGTTCATAAAAAGCGACAAGGAAGAATATTCCGTGCTTGTGGTGGGGCTTGGCAACCGGAAAGTGACTCCGGACGCCCTTGGGCCGTACGTGGTGGATAATCTGAATATTACCCGGCACATCATCAAGGAATATGGCAAATATGCCATGGGAGAAGATGCGGTCAACTTAATCAGCGCTATCGTCCCCGGAGTCATGGGGCAGACAGGCATGGAGACGGTAGAGATCATCAAGGGCATCGTCAAAGAGACGAAGCCGGACATCATCATTGCCATTGACGCGCTTGCAGCCAGAAGTTCCAGAAGGCTGAACCGAACCATCCAGATTGCGGATACCGGCATCAATCCTGGATCAGGCGTAGGCAATCACCGCAATGCCATCACCAAAGAGACGGTAGGCGTCCCGGTCATTGCAATCGGCGTTCCCACGGTCGTGGATGCGGCTACGATCGTCAATGATACCATGGAGAATCTGATAGCTGCTCTGGAAAGTTCGGAGACCTTAAGAGGGGTGGGCGTGGTCATGCAGGGCTATAATGCGGCGGAAAAGTATGAACTGGTCAAAGAACTGATCTCGCCGCACCTAAACGGCCTGTTTGTAACGCCAAAGGACATCGACGAGACGGTAAAGCGCATCAGCTTCACCATATCCGAGGCATTGAATCTGCTGTTTTCC
- the rpsT gene encoding 30S ribosomal protein S20 yields the protein MANIKSAKKRILVNETKAARNKAIKSKVKTCVKKVETAIANKDAEAAKAALKVAIVEINKAGSKGVYHKNTCSRKISRLTKAVNGIA from the coding sequence TTGGCTAATATCAAATCTGCAAAGAAAAGAATTTTAGTAAACGAAACAAAAGCTGCTAGAAACAAAGCAATCAAATCTAAGGTAAAAACTTGCGTAAAGAAAGTTGAAACAGCTATCGCAAACAAAGATGCTGAAGCTGCTAAAGCAGCATTAAAAGTTGCTATCGTTGAAATCAACAAAGCAGGAAGCAAGGGTGTTTATCACAAAAACACATGCTCTAGAAAGATTTCCCGTTTAACAAAAGCCGTTAACGGAATTGCTTAA
- a CDS encoding orotate phosphoribosyltransferase translates to MDKTMEGFEDLRSNKNPKARIKVMKGHFATSNSHLNTYIDMSTVKTRHHNSREAARVLANEYLNNTYVNTIVCLDETEVIGTFLAEELADTSRLSLSADNNISVITPEYNALGQIMFRDNKQRMIENQQVLILAASVTTGKTISKAIESILYYGGTVCGVSAIFSAVTKVAGMEIKTIFTSKDIPDYRAYEPSDCPMCKAGQRVEAIVNSFGYSKL, encoded by the coding sequence ATGGACAAGACAATGGAAGGGTTTGAAGACCTACGCTCTAATAAGAACCCGAAAGCGCGCATCAAGGTAATGAAAGGGCATTTCGCAACAAGCAATTCGCATCTGAATACTTATATCGATATGTCTACCGTCAAGACCAGGCATCACAATTCCAGGGAGGCAGCCAGAGTGCTGGCCAATGAGTATCTGAACAATACTTATGTGAACACGATCGTGTGCCTGGATGAGACGGAAGTGATCGGAACATTTCTGGCGGAGGAACTGGCTGACACCAGCAGGCTGTCGCTCAGCGCCGACAATAATATCTCTGTTATAACGCCGGAGTACAACGCTCTGGGACAGATCATGTTCCGGGATAACAAGCAGCGCATGATCGAAAATCAGCAGGTATTGATCCTTGCCGCTTCCGTCACTACGGGCAAGACGATTAGCAAGGCTATAGAGTCCATCCTATACTATGGAGGAACCGTGTGCGGAGTCAGCGCTATCTTCAGCGCCGTTACGAAGGTGGCAGGCATGGAGATCAAGACCATATTCACCAGCAAGGACATTCCGGATTACAGGGCTTATGAACCCAGCGACTGCCCAATGTGCAAGGCAGGCCAGAGAGTAGAGGCGATCGTCAACAGTTTTGGATATTCCAAACTGTAG
- a CDS encoding phosphoribosyltransferase, whose product MDVNLRDLRSARNPKVRIKIMQGHFARSHSHVNTYIDISTIKSRCDHAREAARMLAEPFLSSVEVDTIVCLDGMEVVGAFMAELLAAPGPVSVNQGKNISIVAPESNQLGQMMFRDNTKRMVGGQNVLILAGSLNTGKTMLQAIDTILYYGGNVNGVCAIFSAASKVAGLDIHAAFTTADIPDYQVYPSHACPLCKAGAKVDAIVNSYGYSEL is encoded by the coding sequence ATGGACGTGAATTTACGGGATCTTCGGTCAGCCAGGAATCCAAAAGTGCGCATCAAGATCATGCAGGGACATTTTGCGAGGAGCCATTCCCATGTGAATACCTACATTGATATTTCCACCATCAAATCCAGGTGCGACCACGCCAGGGAAGCGGCCAGGATGCTGGCGGAGCCATTTCTGTCATCGGTGGAAGTGGATACCATCGTATGCCTGGACGGAATGGAAGTGGTAGGCGCTTTCATGGCGGAACTGCTCGCCGCGCCAGGCCCGGTGTCGGTAAACCAGGGGAAGAATATCTCTATTGTAGCACCCGAATCAAACCAGCTGGGACAGATGATGTTCCGGGACAATACCAAGCGCATGGTGGGTGGACAGAACGTGCTGATTCTGGCTGGCTCGTTAAATACCGGGAAGACGATGCTTCAGGCAATTGATACCATCCTTTATTACGGCGGGAATGTGAACGGCGTATGCGCGATATTCAGCGCGGCATCAAAAGTTGCAGGATTGGATATCCATGCTGCCTTCACTACGGCGGATATCCCGGATTACCAGGTATACCCAAGCCATGCCTGCCCGCTATGCAAAGCAGGAGCAAAGGTGGATGCCATCGTCAATAGTTACGGATATTCCGAACTATAG
- the ilvC gene encoding ketol-acid reductoisomerase, which produces MAARIYYQEDCNLSLLEGKTIAIIGYGSQGHAHALNLKESGCNVIIGLYEGSKSWAKAEAQGLKVYTAAEAAKQADIIMILINDEKQAAMYKKDIEPNLEEGNMLMFAHGFAIHFGQIVPPANVDVTMIAPKAPGHTVRSEYQAGKGTPCLVAVEQDYTGKALDKALAYALGIGGARAGVLETTFRTETETDLFGEQAVLCGGVCALMQAGFDTLVEAGYDPRNAYFECVHEMKLIVDLIYESGFEGMRYSVSNTAEYGDYITGPKIITDETKKAMKKILADIQDGSFAKEFLLDMSQAGGQAHFRAMRKLATEHPSEKVGKEVRSLYSWSDSEKLINN; this is translated from the coding sequence ATGGCAGCAAGAATTTATTATCAGGAAGATTGTAACTTATCATTACTGGAAGGTAAGACAATCGCAATTATCGGCTACGGAAGCCAGGGACATGCACATGCGCTCAACTTAAAGGAATCCGGATGCAACGTTATCATCGGCCTTTACGAAGGAAGCAAGTCCTGGGCTAAGGCAGAGGCACAGGGACTGAAGGTGTACACCGCAGCCGAGGCGGCAAAGCAGGCAGACATCATCATGATCCTGATCAACGATGAAAAGCAGGCGGCAATGTACAAAAAAGACATCGAGCCAAACCTGGAAGAAGGCAATATGCTGATGTTCGCGCATGGTTTCGCGATTCACTTCGGACAGATCGTTCCACCGGCAAATGTAGATGTGACAATGATCGCTCCTAAGGCTCCGGGACACACGGTAAGAAGCGAATACCAGGCTGGAAAAGGAACCCCTTGTCTTGTTGCGGTAGAGCAGGATTATACAGGGAAGGCTCTTGATAAGGCACTTGCATATGCGCTTGGAATCGGCGGAGCAAGAGCTGGCGTTCTTGAGACTACATTCAGGACAGAGACAGAGACAGACCTTTTCGGCGAGCAGGCAGTACTTTGCGGCGGCGTATGCGCATTGATGCAGGCAGGTTTCGATACATTGGTAGAAGCAGGATATGACCCGAGAAATGCTTACTTCGAGTGTGTTCACGAGATGAAGCTGATCGTTGACCTGATCTATGAGTCTGGATTTGAAGGAATGAGATATTCTGTCTCCAATACGGCGGAATATGGCGATTATATCACAGGACCAAAGATTATCACAGATGAGACAAAGAAGGCAATGAAGAAGATACTTGCAGACATCCAGGACGGCTCATTTGCAAAAGAGTTCCTATTGGATATGTCACAGGCAGGCGGACAGGCGCACTTCAGAGCTATGAGAAAACTGGCTACAGAGCATCCGTCAGAAAAAGTCGGCAAGGAAGTCAGAAGTCTTTACAGCTGGAGCGACTCCGAGAAGTTGATCAACAACTAG
- the ilvN gene encoding acetolactate synthase small subunit: MQRVYSLIVDNNPGVLSRIAGLFSRRGYSIDSITAGVTADPRFTRITIVASGDELILSQIEKQVRKLEDIIKIKVLKPSESVYRELIMVKIRANAAQRSEIISIADIFRAKIVDVEKESLMVELTGNQSKLDAFLNLLDGYEILELARTGITGLSRGIKDVTYID; this comes from the coding sequence ATGCAAAGAGTTTATTCATTAATCGTCGACAATAATCCCGGTGTTCTAAGCCGTATCGCAGGACTGTTCAGCAGGCGCGGATACAGTATTGACAGTATCACGGCTGGCGTGACGGCAGATCCGAGATTTACAAGGATTACCATTGTTGCAAGCGGAGATGAGTTGATCTTGTCCCAGATTGAAAAACAGGTAAGGAAACTGGAAGATATCATCAAGATCAAGGTGCTTAAGCCAAGCGAGTCTGTCTACAGGGAACTGATCATGGTCAAGATCCGTGCCAATGCGGCCCAGAGATCAGAGATCATCTCAATCGCGGACATATTCCGGGCTAAGATCGTAGATGTGGAGAAGGAGTCTTTGATGGTAGAGCTTACCGGCAACCAGTCTAAGCTGGACGCTTTTTTAAATCTTCTGGACGGCTACGAGATCCTGGAACTTGCCAGGACGGGAATTACCGGGCTTTCCCGGGGAATCAAGGATGTTACATACATCGACTAG
- a CDS encoding HAD family hydrolase, with amino-acid sequence MESRYDTFFFDLDGTITDSSLGITNSVMYALEKYGIVETDRRKLYKFIGPPLTDSFPRFYGFSEEQTLEAIGYYREYYKDRGIFENRVYDGFEAVASKLKEDGKTLVVATSKPEPFARQIIEHFGLSPYFDYVAGMELDGGRGTKAEVIRYALSNCQTSERSKVLMIGDREHDVAGARENDIHCLGVLYGFGSREELEAAGADYITEDVEGILEFR; translated from the coding sequence ATGGAAAGTAGATATGATACATTTTTCTTTGATTTAGATGGGACGATCACGGATTCTTCCCTGGGAATCACGAATTCCGTGATGTACGCATTAGAAAAATACGGGATCGTGGAGACGGACAGGCGCAAATTGTACAAGTTCATCGGTCCGCCGCTTACGGATTCTTTCCCAAGATTCTATGGATTCTCCGAGGAACAGACCTTGGAGGCGATCGGCTACTACCGGGAGTACTATAAAGACAGAGGAATCTTTGAAAACCGGGTATACGATGGATTCGAGGCGGTGGCAAGCAAACTGAAGGAAGATGGAAAGACGCTGGTGGTGGCCACGTCAAAGCCGGAGCCCTTTGCGAGGCAGATCATAGAGCACTTCGGGCTGTCGCCTTATTTTGACTACGTGGCAGGGATGGAGCTTGATGGCGGCCGGGGCACGAAGGCGGAGGTGATCCGTTATGCGCTTTCAAACTGCCAGACATCCGAGCGATCCAAGGTGCTGATGATCGGCGACCGGGAGCATGATGTGGCCGGGGCGAGGGAAAATGATATCCACTGCCTGGGAGTGCTGTATGGATTCGGGAGCCGCGAAGAACTGGAGGCGGCTGGCGCGGACTATATCACGGAGGATGTAGAAGGAATATTGGAATTTCGTTAA
- a CDS encoding RNA polymerase sigma factor has protein sequence MAVETNKDMVYRIALHDCRNRHDAEDIMQIVFLKLYRSAVAFESPEHLKNWLIRVTVNECRRMFVSPWKKHEECREYLPEEGAAWGFDSEEARRDQEILQAVMALPRKYRVPVYLYYYEGYQAAEIAILLKKNPSTIQTRLMRARKHLKISLEEAGIYGR, from the coding sequence GTGGCTGTTGAAACGAATAAGGATATGGTATACCGGATCGCATTGCATGACTGCCGGAACCGGCACGATGCAGAAGACATTATGCAGATCGTGTTTCTCAAACTGTACCGCTCAGCGGTGGCATTTGAAAGCCCGGAGCACCTGAAGAACTGGCTGATACGGGTGACGGTGAATGAATGCAGGCGGATGTTCGTCTCCCCCTGGAAGAAGCATGAGGAATGCCGGGAATACCTTCCCGAAGAAGGCGCGGCCTGGGGCTTTGATTCAGAGGAAGCAAGGAGGGATCAGGAGATTCTTCAGGCAGTCATGGCTCTGCCCAGGAAATACAGAGTGCCGGTCTACCTGTATTATTATGAGGGATACCAGGCGGCGGAGATCGCCATCCTGCTAAAGAAGAATCCTTCCACCATACAGACGCGGCTGATGCGGGCAAGGAAGCATTTAAAAATATCGTTGGAGGAGGCAGGAATATATGGAAGATAG
- a CDS encoding DUF4179 domain-containing protein, protein MKEKITDLFDDIPVELLDEIEVQKGNGHGRKKGIYIPKWAAVLVIGLLCLFAGTAGYAAIKHPDLFKTYFGSGDGQMEKDLMQEQYHEARNKDYCLRVEDVLADGDIKYILVSVEALNADSQKALKESETFPVIRITGDSKKGTGSGGGAYEYDQYPDDGKKYFMFEWNSAGSNCTILYADGMPSMPGQDWLDEHGDEILKISFKLHMKKDKAIAVVPYKNQFPDHIGFDRVEIRRMSVRVAGESRKADDSSGSIGGWEYYYPTVTAVLEDGTSVKIMNGNMGYEEAGTDRTHPSGGASGSYSEGGDGKMKIEYMVKFRKALDIDKIDKVMINDTEYDIK, encoded by the coding sequence ATGAAAGAGAAGATTACAGACCTGTTTGACGATATTCCTGTAGAACTGCTGGATGAGATAGAAGTTCAGAAAGGAAATGGCCATGGGAGGAAGAAAGGAATCTATATTCCCAAATGGGCCGCAGTCCTGGTGATCGGGCTTCTCTGCCTGTTTGCGGGAACGGCAGGGTACGCGGCGATCAAGCACCCGGACCTGTTTAAAACGTATTTTGGCAGCGGCGACGGACAGATGGAAAAGGATCTGATGCAGGAGCAGTACCATGAAGCCAGGAATAAGGATTACTGTCTGCGGGTGGAGGATGTGCTGGCAGATGGAGATATCAAGTATATTCTCGTCTCAGTGGAGGCCTTGAATGCAGACAGCCAGAAGGCGCTTAAGGAGAGCGAGACATTCCCCGTCATCCGGATTACCGGAGATTCGAAGAAAGGCACTGGCTCAGGAGGAGGTGCATATGAATATGACCAATACCCGGACGATGGGAAGAAATACTTCATGTTCGAGTGGAACAGCGCGGGCAGCAACTGTACGATCCTGTATGCGGATGGAATGCCCTCCATGCCAGGTCAGGACTGGCTCGATGAGCATGGCGACGAGATTCTGAAGATATCTTTTAAGCTGCATATGAAAAAGGATAAGGCCATCGCGGTCGTTCCATACAAGAACCAATTCCCTGATCATATAGGCTTTGACAGGGTGGAGATCCGCAGGATGAGCGTCAGGGTCGCCGGGGAGTCGAGAAAGGCGGATGACAGTTCCGGCAGCATAGGAGGATGGGAGTATTATTACCCCACCGTTACGGCAGTGCTTGAGGATGGAACCAGCGTCAAAATCATGAATGGCAACATGGGATATGAGGAGGCCGGGACGGACAGGACACATCCATCCGGGGGCGCCAGCGGAAGTTATAGCGAGGGAGGAGACGGAAAGATGAAGATAGAATATATGGTCAAATTCAGAAAAGCGCTGGACATTGACAAGATCGACAAGGTTATGATCAACGATACGGAATATGACATAAAATAA
- a CDS encoding RNA polymerase sigma factor — translation MDEQRLLEQLKGRNEIALEEAVSVYEAYISAIVFRIIGSAMAREDLQEVVNDTFYSLWVNAERIDLDKGSLRAYLAAIARNKAKNKLREHKTQTLLIQETDQVEVTDFCLGLEKEERAKILKDALDMLKRDEREIMIRYYFYYESTETIAGEMDLRRNTVKSKLMRARKKLKIHLRERGICQ, via the coding sequence ATGGACGAGCAACGATTACTGGAACAGTTAAAAGGACGGAATGAAATTGCGCTTGAAGAAGCGGTTTCTGTCTATGAGGCGTACATATCAGCCATCGTTTTCCGCATTATCGGCAGCGCGATGGCAAGGGAAGATCTGCAGGAAGTGGTCAATGATACATTCTATAGCCTGTGGGTAAATGCAGAACGGATCGATCTTGATAAAGGCAGCCTTAGAGCATACCTGGCCGCCATTGCCAGGAACAAGGCAAAAAATAAACTCCGGGAGCATAAGACGCAGACGCTTCTTATCCAGGAGACGGATCAGGTGGAAGTGACGGATTTCTGTCTGGGCCTGGAGAAGGAGGAACGGGCGAAGATCTTGAAGGATGCATTGGACATGCTGAAGAGAGATGAAAGAGAGATCATGATCCGCTATTATTTCTACTATGAATCGACAGAGACCATTGCAGGCGAGATGGATCTCAGGAGGAATACGGTGAAGTCCAAACTGATGCGCGCAAGGAAGAAGCTTAAGATCCATCTGAGGGAAAGGGGGATATGTCAATGA
- a CDS encoding CPBP family intramembrane glutamic endopeptidase — MHKKNIWVCILISILILVAAQTVSVLIASAACAAGLPVPAGNILAALLYAALALWGIRVLGRKGLKMRPSSLGLSPVRIRPAWGVAAVLLPLAVCGICLLLPGHFEAVTARQADVVLILSGAAYYGIAAAVVEEAVFRGAILKSLESRWNRKVAVLASSVLFGAVHMLGASLSLVSAVQLLLAGTAVGILFALIAYESGSIWSGALVHGVWNLFMVSQILHIGPEADASSIFSYVLEVKNPLLTGGDFGIEASVIAMMAYAGLAAVAYSMIRRKRLKR; from the coding sequence ATGCATAAGAAAAATATCTGGGTTTGCATCCTGATATCCATCCTGATTCTGGTCGCAGCGCAGACGGTCTCTGTGCTGATCGCAAGTGCAGCCTGTGCTGCAGGGCTGCCGGTTCCGGCGGGAAATATCCTGGCAGCCCTGCTCTATGCAGCCCTTGCTTTGTGGGGAATCCGCGTGCTTGGGAGGAAGGGACTTAAGATGCGTCCTTCCTCCCTGGGGCTTTCACCAGTCAGGATCCGGCCGGCATGGGGCGTGGCGGCAGTTCTGCTTCCGCTGGCTGTATGCGGCATCTGCCTGCTGCTGCCTGGACACTTTGAAGCGGTTACAGCTAGGCAGGCGGACGTTGTCTTGATCTTAAGCGGCGCGGCCTATTATGGGATCGCGGCGGCGGTTGTGGAGGAGGCCGTATTCAGAGGGGCCATCCTCAAAAGCCTGGAGAGCAGATGGAACCGAAAGGTAGCGGTCCTGGCCTCGTCGGTCTTATTCGGGGCAGTCCATATGCTGGGAGCAAGTTTAAGCCTCGTGTCAGCTGTGCAGCTGCTTCTGGCCGGTACGGCAGTCGGAATCCTGTTTGCACTGATCGCTTATGAAAGCGGCAGCATCTGGAGCGGCGCGCTGGTACACGGCGTCTGGAATCTGTTTATGGTCAGCCAGATCTTGCATATCGGCCCGGAGGCGGATGCATCGTCCATCTTCAGTTATGTGCTGGAGGTAAAGAATCCCCTGCTCACTGGAGGGGATTTCGGAATAGAGGCATCGGTCATAGCCATGATGGCATATGCGGGGCTGGCGGCAGTTGCGTATAGCATGATACGAAGAAAGAGATTAAAGAGATAG
- a CDS encoding ABC transporter permease yields MLGKLAFRNVKRSVKDYLVYVLTMTFVTALMFAFNSILFSRDVQELFEVAGLMAAMVGIATFFIVLIVAWLINYMIRFMLEKRSQEFGIYLLLGMKKKKIASLYMRENLLMGTGAFFLGMLLGTLLQQIIMSVLYSMIQMKYDLHLEFNRYCILMTAACYAGCYLLALFRCRRRFKKMNIHDLMNANKQNEEIKESNEKLKRWLLPVSILFMLAFGVFLFCGLINNAGSVILFLVGLILVIYLFYTGLSSWIICYVRAKGKGIYKGQNLFLLRQFSSKLKTMRFTMGTLTSLFTIAFLGCSIAMMFSDWQNQVLGDKFPFDVQVYSADVNDDFQDELKIIGKESDIEDAFIYHIYAGQTNQANAWLYTHLQIFGDSYLNSDGSPNLKKIEKNPEECYCNYDTYMGLSDYNHLRRMLGYKEVTLSDGQFAIHIKQRLKDQAKGLEDAISINGENGKLRFAGYYMEAFSQDGHNGGDYVIIVPDQVIAGMTPYYSELAVDIRGEAPEGLGNQLDDLSDNTDFGGHAEMKGNNCYGTDTIVTYNAVNLVRDNLIPEVKYMLSSIIFPAFYVGLVFLCVALTVLSVHQLSDSAKYKFRYGVLKKIGLSKREVSRLILKQLFGYYLCPALFAALISGIVAVFISNIFIFYTGVSTSVFQYFAISLALFMGIYILYFLTTYVGFKRNVESREG; encoded by the coding sequence ATGCTCGGTAAACTTGCCTTTCGTAATGTGAAACGTTCCGTCAAAGACTATCTGGTATATGTGCTCACCATGACCTTTGTGACGGCCCTTATGTTCGCGTTCAACAGCATCCTGTTTTCCAGGGATGTCCAGGAACTGTTCGAAGTTGCAGGGCTGATGGCGGCTATGGTGGGGATTGCCACATTTTTTATCGTACTGATCGTGGCCTGGCTGATCAACTATATGATAAGATTCATGCTGGAGAAGCGCAGCCAGGAATTTGGCATCTATCTGCTGCTGGGGATGAAGAAAAAGAAGATCGCAAGTCTGTACATGCGTGAAAATCTGTTGATGGGAACGGGCGCATTCTTTCTGGGAATGCTCCTTGGGACTTTGCTTCAGCAGATCATCATGTCCGTTCTCTACAGCATGATCCAGATGAAATACGACCTCCATCTGGAGTTCAACAGATACTGCATTCTGATGACTGCCGCATGCTATGCAGGCTGTTACCTGCTGGCGCTTTTCAGATGCCGCAGAAGATTTAAGAAAATGAACATCCATGACTTGATGAATGCCAATAAGCAGAATGAGGAGATTAAGGAATCCAACGAGAAGTTAAAAAGATGGCTTCTTCCGGTTTCCATTCTGTTCATGCTGGCATTTGGAGTCTTCCTGTTCTGCGGCCTGATTAATAATGCCGGGAGCGTAATCCTGTTTCTGGTGGGACTCATCCTGGTAATCTATCTGTTTTATACCGGACTTTCCTCCTGGATCATCTGCTATGTCCGGGCAAAGGGAAAAGGAATCTATAAGGGCCAGAACCTGTTTCTGCTCAGGCAGTTTTCCTCCAAGCTTAAGACCATGCGTTTTACCATGGGGACGCTGACCTCCCTTTTTACCATCGCGTTCTTAGGCTGCTCCATTGCCATGATGTTCAGCGACTGGCAGAATCAGGTACTGGGAGATAAGTTTCCTTTTGACGTGCAGGTATACAGCGCTGACGTCAATGATGACTTCCAGGACGAACTGAAGATCATCGGCAAAGAATCGGATATAGAGGATGCCTTTATCTACCACATCTATGCAGGCCAGACCAATCAGGCAAACGCGTGGCTGTATACGCATCTGCAAATATTCGGGGACTCTTATCTGAACAGCGATGGAAGTCCGAATCTGAAAAAGATTGAGAAAAATCCGGAAGAATGCTACTGCAATTATGATACCTATATGGGACTATCGGATTACAACCATCTTAGAAGGATGCTGGGATATAAAGAGGTGACGCTATCGGACGGCCAGTTTGCCATACACATCAAGCAGCGCCTGAAAGATCAGGCAAAAGGCCTTGAGGATGCTATATCTATCAATGGGGAGAATGGGAAACTGCGTTTTGCAGGCTACTATATGGAAGCCTTCTCCCAGGATGGCCATAATGGAGGGGACTATGTCATCATCGTCCCGGATCAGGTGATTGCGGGCATGACTCCCTACTACAGCGAACTTGCGGTAGATATCAGAGGGGAGGCGCCGGAAGGCCTGGGGAATCAGCTGGATGATTTGAGCGACAATACTGATTTTGGTGGCCATGCCGAGATGAAAGGGAATAACTGCTATGGGACGGATACCATTGTCACATACAATGCCGTGAACCTGGTACGGGATAATCTGATACCCGAAGTAAAGTATATGCTGTCCTCCATCATATTCCCTGCGTTTTATGTGGGCCTGGTGTTCCTGTGCGTGGCTTTGACGGTGCTGTCCGTTCACCAGTTAAGCGATTCCGCAAAGTATAAGTTCCGGTACGGCGTGCTCAAAAAAATCGGGCTGAGTAAAAGGGAGGTATCCAGGCTGATCCTGAAGCAGCTGTTCGGATATTACCTATGCCCGGCGCTCTTTGCGGCGCTGATCAGCGGCATCGTGGCAGTATTTATCAGTAATATCTTCATTTTCTATACAGGCGTAAGCACCTCTGTGTTCCAGTATTTTGCCATCTCCCTGGCGTTGTTTATGGGAATCTATATTCTGTATTTCCTGACGACTTATGTCGGATTTAAGCGAAATGTTGAAAGTAGGGAGGGCTAG
- a CDS encoding ABC transporter ATP-binding protein, translated as MNDYIRVCDVEKYYGNGSNVTKAIDRVSFQVAKGEFVGVMGASGSGKTTLLNMMSTIDRVTAGHIYYGDVDITELSEDGLSDFRKDNLGFVFQDYNLLDTLTIEENIVLAMTLHKEGRDSIKKKCAQMLRLLEITEIKDNFPYQVSGGQKQRCACARALVNNPRLILADEPTGALDSRSAQTLLETFSNMNASLKATILMVTHDAFSASYCRRILFLKDGKIFHELMRGSKSRREFLNEILDVLALTGGELSDAR; from the coding sequence ATGAATGACTATATACGCGTGTGCGACGTGGAAAAATATTACGGGAATGGCTCCAATGTGACGAAGGCTATAGACCGGGTCAGCTTCCAGGTGGCAAAGGGAGAATTCGTGGGAGTCATGGGGGCCTCTGGCTCGGGAAAGACGACTCTGCTTAACATGATGTCCACCATAGACCGCGTGACTGCGGGACATATCTATTACGGAGACGTTGATATCACGGAACTGTCGGAGGATGGCCTGTCTGATTTCCGCAAGGATAATCTGGGATTCGTATTCCAGGACTACAATCTGCTGGATACGCTTACGATTGAGGAAAATATCGTGCTTGCCATGACGCTTCACAAAGAAGGAAGGGATTCGATCAAGAAGAAATGCGCCCAGATGCTGCGCCTGCTTGAGATTACGGAGATTAAGGATAACTTTCCCTATCAGGTCTCAGGCGGGCAGAAGCAGCGCTGCGCCTGCGCCAGGGCGCTGGTCAATAATCCCCGCCTGATTCTGGCAGATGAGCCGACCGGGGCGCTGGATTCCAGATCAGCCCAGACGCTTCTGGAGACATTTTCTAATATGAACGCGTCGCTTAAGGCCACCATCCTGATGGTGACCCATGATGCATTCTCAGCCAGCTACTGCAGACGCATCCTGTTTTTAAAGGACGGAAAGATCTTTCACGAACTGATGCGCGGCTCCAAAAGCAGGAGGGAGTTCCTCAATGAGATTCTGGACGTCCTGGCGCTGACGGGAGGTGAGTTATCCGATGCTCGGTAA